In Notamacropus eugenii isolate mMacEug1 chromosome 1, mMacEug1.pri_v2, whole genome shotgun sequence, one genomic interval encodes:
- the MYORG gene encoding myogenesis-regulating glycosidase: protein MTQDPQKGRQRYHRRGRRAEDSQASARAATTMYTFLPDNFSPTKTKPSKELKPMLGSVVLGLLLVLAAVVAWCYYSTSLRKAERLRAELLELRTGGFSIRNQQGEQVFRLAFTSGALDLESCAREGDILSCTRSTGGPLNFFIQTVRPKDTVMCYRVRWEELAPTPSVEHTMFLGDVHWYGGAEMRTQHWPIQLAGLQAPQPFVTSDVYSSQAAFGGILERYWLSSKAAAIKVNDSVPFHLGWNATGRSLLLQARYHDTSYKPPVGREPLPELSYRVCVGSDVTSIHKYMVRRYFNKPSKVPAREAFRDPIWSTWALYGRAVDQDKVLHFAEKIRKYRFNCSYLEIDDMYMPAYGDFTFDEAKFPNATEMFRKLQEAGLRVTLWVHPFVNYNSSSFGEGVERGLFVREPTGRLPALVRWWNGIGAVLDFTNPAAREWFQGHLRRLRTQYSISSFKFDAGEVSYLPRDFSTFRALADPNLWSRRYTEMALPFFSLAEVRVGYQSQNISCFFRLIDRDSVWGHELGLRSLIPAVLTISMLGYPFILPDLIGGNAVPGHTAGQGGGNTGIPERELYVRWLEVAAFMPAMQFSIPPWLYDQEVVEIARKFAALRAELVAPLLLELAGEVIDTGDPIVRPLWWIAPGDEAAHRVDSQFLIGDTLLVAPVLEPGKQERDVYLPAGKWRSYKGELFVKAPILLTDYPVDLDEVAYFTWVS from the coding sequence ATGACCCAGGATCCCCAAAAAGGGAGACAGCGCTACCATCGAAGGGGAAGGAGAGCCGAGGACTCTCAGGCTTCTGCCAGAGCTGCCACAACCATGTATACCTTCCTCCCTGACAACTTTTCCCCAACCAAGACCAAGCCATCTAAAGAGCTAAAACCTATGCTGGGATCTGTAGTGCTGGGGCTCCTACTGGTCTTAGCGGCTGTGGTTGCTTGGTGCTATTACAGCACATCTCTCCGGAAGGCAGAGCGCCTTAGGGCTGAGCTATTGGAACTCAGGACAGGCGGCTTCTCCATTCGAAACCAGCAAGGAGAGCAAGTGTTCCGTCTGGCCTTCACCTCTGGGGCCCTGGACCTGGAATCCTGCGCACGAGAGGGTGACATCTTGAGTTGTACTCGCTCCACAGGAGGccccctcaatttcttcatccagaCAGTGCGGCCCAAGGACACCGTTATGTGCTACCGTGTGCGCTGGGAGGAGCTGGCTCCAACCCCTTCTGTGGAGCACACCATGTTCCTAGGCGATGTGCATTGGTATGGTGGTGCCGAGATGCGCACCCAGCACTGGCCCATCCAATTGGCTGGCCTCCAGGCACCCCAGCCCTTTGTCACCAGTGACGTCTATTCATCTCAGGCCGCCTTTGGCGGTATTCTTGAACGATACTGGTTGTCATCCAAAGCAGCGGCCATCAAGGTGAATGACTCGGTGCCCTTCCACCTGGGTTGGAATGCCACTGGGCGTTCTCTTCTGTTACAGGCCCGCTATCATGACACATCCTACAAGCCACCTGTGGGCCGGGAGCCCCTGCCGGAGCTCAGTTACCGTGTTTGTGTGGGTTCTGACGTGACATCAATCCATAAGTACATGGTACGGCGTTACTTCAATAAGCCGTCCAAGGTGCCAGCCCGAGAAGCCTTTCGTGACCCCATCTGGTCCACTTGGGCCCTCTACGGGAGAGCAGTGGACCAGGATAAGGTCCTGCACTTTGCGGAGAAGATCCGCAAATATCGCTTCAACTGTAGCTACTTGGAAATAGATGACATGTACATGCCTGCCTACGGGGACTTCACGTTTGATGAAGCCAAGTTCCCCAATGCCACAGAGATGTTTAGAAAGCTACAGGAGGCTGGTCTGCGGGTCACCCTGTGGGTGCACCCCTTTGTCAACTATAACTCATCCAGCTTTGGTGAAGGCGTGGAGCGGGGGCTTTTTGTCCGGGAGCCCACGGGTCGGCTTCCGGCCCTGGTGCGCTGGTGGAACGGCATCGGTGCTGTCCTGGATTTCACCAATCCAGCCGCCCGGGAATGGTTCCAGGGTCACCTGAGGAGACTTCGCACCCAGTATTCAATCTCCTCCTTCAAGTTTGATGCTGGGGAAGTGAGCTATCTGCCCCGAGACTTCAGCACATTCCGCGCACTGGCTGACCCCAACCTGTGGAGCCGACGGTACACTGAGATGGCACTGCCTTTCTTCTCGCTGGCTGAAGTGCGCGTGGGCTACCAGTCACAGAACATCTCTTGTTTTTTCCGCCTTATTGACCGTGACTCGGTGTGGGGCCATGAACTGGGTCTGCGTTCCTTGATCCCAGCGGTACTGACCATCAGCATGCTGGGTTATCCCTTTATCCTGCCTGACCTGATAGGCGGCAATGCAGTGCCAGGGCATACAGCCGGCCAGGGGGGTGGGAATACCGGAATCCCAGAGCGTGAGCTCTATGTGCGCTGGCTGGAGGTCGCAGCCTTCATGCCAGCCATGCAGTTCTCCATCCCGCCCTGGCTTTATGACCAGGAGGTGGTAGAGATAGCCCGTAAATTCGCAGCCCTGAGGGCAGAGCTGGTAGCCCCACTGCTCCTGGAACTGGCTGGAGAGGTGATTGACACAGGTGATCCCATAGTTCGTCCTCTCTGGTGGATTGCGCCTGGGGATGAAGCAGCCCATCGAGTGGACTCTCAGTTCCTTATTGGCGACACATTGCTTGTGGCACCTGTGCTGGAACCAGGGAAGCAGGAGCGTGACGTGTACCTGCCGGCAGGAAAGTGGCGCAGCTATAAAGgggagctctttgtcaaggctCCCATCCTGCTCACTGACTACCCTGTGGATCTGGATGAAGTTGCCTATTTTACCTGGGTGTCCTAA